The sequence GTAACGCCTTCCCCGATATCAGCGGCGTGCACCACCTGCGGCTCAGCCAGTCCCATTTTCACGGCAAGCTGGCGGGCTGCTTCCTTTGCTTCGTCCCCATAAGGGATCGGCAGCGAAAAACTGAGCTGCACCATCCCGTCATCCAGCGTATCACCGTATGGACGTATCCGCGTCAGGTCCGCTTTCATGCAGACTCCTCCTTCGCCAGGTGCAATTCCTGCCGCAGCAGTTCCTCGATCGGGTTGTAGTAGCTGTCCGCCCGCTCGAAAACACCCTCCAGCCCCTTACCGCCGGTCGGGGTCCGCTTCACATCGGCAAACACGCCTTTCGCCAGCGCGGCAAACAGCCCGATCGATCGAATTTCCTCCAGCAGTCCGGTTGCTTCCGCCAGCACCTGTTGCGCCCGCCGGGCGATGATCCCGTCTTTTTTGAACTCGATCTCATCCTGCAGATGGCGCGCATTGGTAAAAATATACTTGGCCGCTTCGATCGACAGGTGTCGCTCGTGGATCAGCGGCGTATGAATCGCCTCGGTCATCATGCCCAACAGTTGAATGCCCTGGCCAGTCATGATGCCGACCATGTTAAACAGTGCATCCTGTACGTGGCCGCGGAAAATATTGCCTGTCATATGCTTGGTTGGCGGCATATACTTCAGCGGCGCCCGCGGAAAAATCTCCCGCGCCATCTGCGCCTGCGCCAGTTCTAGCAGAAACCCGTCCTCAAGATCGGGGTTCATCTCGAACGCGTGGCCAAGCCCCATCTGTTCTTCCGGCATCCCCGCCCGAAACGCAAGCTGTTCGTTGATAAACTGGGAAGCCAGCACCGTATGGGCCGCCTCTACGGCATCAGCCGTCGTCAGATAGTTATCCTCCCCGGTGTTGATGATCACGCCCGCATACGCGTTGATCATCCGCGAAAAATTCTGGTCGACCAGCGTCCGCTGCATGTTGATGTCACGGAACAAAATGCCGTACAAAGCGTCATTCAGCATCACGTCCAGCCGCTCGAGCGCTCCCATCGCGGCGATCTCCGGCATGCACAGCCCGGAACAATAGTTGCAAAGCCGGATGTACCTCCCCAGTTCCTCGCCGACCTCATCCAATGCCTGGCGCATAATCTGAAAATTGGCCTGGGTGGCATACGTTCCCCCAAATCCTTCCGTCGTCGGACCGTACGGAACATAGTCCAGCAGCGACTGTCCCGTCGAGCGGATGACAGCGATGATATCCGCCCCCTGCCGGGCGGCTGCCCGCGCCTGCACCACGTCCTCATAGATGTTGCCGCTTGCCACGATCACGTACAGGTACGGCTGCGGGCGATCGCCGTATTTTTCGATCAGCTGCTCGCGCCGGCGGCGGTTTTCGCGAATCCGCCGCAAAGCGGCATGCGCCAGTTCGGCCGCTTTTTCCCGAATCTTCGCTTCCGGAGCCTGCTCTGTCTCAAACAGGTTCAAGCTGCCGCTGGCGACCGCTTCCCCCACTTCCTGCACGCTCCAGCCCGTTTGCAGCAGCGCATTGGCCAGCGGACGGGCCACCCCTTCCGGCAGCCGGCCTTGTTCTTTCACATGATCGACCACCACATTCGGCAGCGGCACCCCGTCCGCATCAACGCCGTCCAGTCCGAACAGCCGGAGCACGGTCCGCTCCACCGCAACCGTCGTGCGCCGCTCGATAAACCGCACCACGTCGTCCGCAATCGCGGACGCGGCGCGGCGCGCGCGATCGATCATGTTCGAATCGAGATGCAATTTGCTCATGTGCGTCCTCCCCTCCTGTTGCAATCCGCTTCTATCGCAGAGAGCCATTCCCGCGAGCGGGCGATGATCTCCGGCGGCAGTCCCATTGTTTCGGCAATGGACAAGGATTCCCATTGCACGGAGGCAGAGTCGGCCGGGACGATCCGGTGGTCGGACAGGCCGGCCACTCGCCAGCGCAGCATCCCTTCTGCCGCCGCCACTTCCGC comes from Effusibacillus pohliae DSM 22757 and encodes:
- the kamD gene encoding lysine 5,6-aminomutase subunit alpha, whose product is MSKLHLDSNMIDRARRAASAIADDVVRFIERRTTVAVERTVLRLFGLDGVDADGVPLPNVVVDHVKEQGRLPEGVARPLANALLQTGWSVQEVGEAVASGSLNLFETEQAPEAKIREKAAELAHAALRRIRENRRRREQLIEKYGDRPQPYLYVIVASGNIYEDVVQARAAARQGADIIAVIRSTGQSLLDYVPYGPTTEGFGGTYATQANFQIMRQALDEVGEELGRYIRLCNYCSGLCMPEIAAMGALERLDVMLNDALYGILFRDINMQRTLVDQNFSRMINAYAGVIINTGEDNYLTTADAVEAAHTVLASQFINEQLAFRAGMPEEQMGLGHAFEMNPDLEDGFLLELAQAQMAREIFPRAPLKYMPPTKHMTGNIFRGHVQDALFNMVGIMTGQGIQLLGMMTEAIHTPLIHERHLSIEAAKYIFTNARHLQDEIEFKKDGIIARRAQQVLAEATGLLEEIRSIGLFAALAKGVFADVKRTPTGGKGLEGVFERADSYYNPIEELLRQELHLAKEESA